The following nucleotide sequence is from Hylaeus volcanicus isolate JK05 chromosome 3, UHH_iyHylVolc1.0_haploid, whole genome shotgun sequence.
aattacagcAAATTAATATGtctcatgaatttttcaacataagcacaataaataacaaattaaaagtgaaaacgttaatgcaataaaaaaaaaaaaaatttacttttactttttcctcCAGTATAATTGAAACACTTGAACAACAATGTACAATTAATGTAGTTTTCTTACTTCGCTTTACAAAGGTACAAAAAAGCtgcactttttatttaaacaaaaaatctaTATGAATGATATCAACAATACTTAATATATAGTCTAGGTTGATAAACAgtcttatataatttaaagacGTTAGTCATATTGTAGTTACCATATCAAACTACATAGTGCACAGCAGATATTTGTGTGTCAATGATGTCAATGACAAAcatagatatatttttttatataacgaataatttaGAAAGTATATATACTCTGTGCGTCATATTCTTTGTTCATCTTTGAACACAAAAATTATGGAATGTCGTCGTGGTGTCTTactctctctatatatattaacaataatcGAATTACTCAACACTAGAATAGATGAAACCTTATATGCTTTCTAAAGGCGATTTGTATCTTTAAGACGAAGTAAATGCGTACAAGACAGTCGCAAAAAATGGACGGCATGATATGTTCCCGCAAGATCCTCGATCGGTAAACTACTGCGACAATAATCAATTAGTAGAATACTGAGTTAGGTACAAAGAGAAGAATAACACCAAAATGTTTTGGGTTTTTATAGACAAGAGATCTTCGATATCCCATGGGTAGGATTGCTGAATTTATAAAGGATTCATGGCGAAGATCTCGCGGGCCGTATCCTAGAATCTATCTTTGCCGCGATGCGAGCTCAAAGTTCCCATACCCGGTTGAGGAGAATCTGTATCTACTGGATCTTGCAGGTATTGAAGTTCTTgtaattcttgaaatttttcatgatCACGAATATGCGCATAGTTGGCAGATAGGCACATTAAATAGTGTACGAGACTCAACACGACTAACATGGCAGCCACTGTTGCCAAGATAAACATAACCTCTgctttttcaacgaaatcttTACAAAATAGTTTCACTTCTTGTGGTCCACATACCTTCATGTCCTCAACTATTGTATTATTTGGGAATATAAAACctgcataaaataaaatatatgcaatGTTTAGAGTTGCTTTGTTTGAATAGTTAACCTAGATTGGATAAAATTCGTGTGTACGCTACGCGAAAAGCTTACCAAATTGGGTGAAATCGATACATTGATCGAAAGACTGAACCCGAGGATTGCTGCATAATCCCCAGAATATAGTGAAAATCCAAGTAATTATAACCAGAAATGCAAATATCAGAAGCCATCCGAATTGTAGAATGTATGTGATTGTCATAAActgaaaaatacaatacatatattttctgttccattatttttacagaattgaGGTATATCATTGTACAGATACATACAACAGCACAGGAAATACGTCCGCCAACTCGGGACCTCCATGCACGATATACTTTGTGTCTTGTAGCTCCAGTTGCAAGACAACCAACGCATAGTATCATAAAACCTAAAGCTGCCATGCTAGCACCAATTGTTGCGAAAGTCAACTGTACTGCTTCCAGCCATCCAAGCCGTAAATGAAACAccttaaaatatagaattaccaatgaaaataataagtgtatcatatacatatggtacttctattaaaattacaatattataccTGGTCCATCATCAAAGAACCTAGCGTAACACCTCTATACATTGTGCCACAAAATATGCCCACTCCTAAGCAACACATAATTGTTGCAATAAGAGTTGCATATGGCACTCTAGCCATGCAATCGTTACACAGATTCCCTGTAAgattacaaatttgtatatagaAAAAAGATCCTATGATTCTTCTATGTTTAACAAGCGAGTCTTGCAAAAGCCATATTATGTGTAATTCGATACTGCTGAcaagtttcatgaattttgttcaGAAACATGGATATTTGCATGAAAAAACTTACTGCAAGAACGATTCTCATACTCAAGTCCATGAAGACTTTTTTCGGAAAATCtatctatactaatattactGTCAAACCTTCTACGCAATGGTAAACTGTCGATTCTATCTGTATCTCTCATGTCTAATCAATAGCTTCGACAACCTGTTTGAATGAGGTGTAAATTGATGACTGAAACGGTGAATGAGTAATCTTCGCGTATATGCTATAGATAAGATTATAGTAACGTACGGTACGCGGTCGTCGAACGGTTACTAAGAAACCGATTATTCCGTCTTCGAGAAAGAGGCCTCCTCCTTTTGCATAAGATCTCctctttcgcgaaacgaaagaatccgttaaaatcgatttactcACCCATGTTTCCAGCTTGTTGTTCGAGGTTAGGCTCGCTAAGAGTGGGCACTGCCCGTCGTTAATTCCGAGATTATGATACTAGAATTCTCCCAATTACTGCAGCAATTGAATGTTGTTCCGCTGTATTAGTGAATGACATCCCACATGCTTCTCGTAATTACACATCGACACGTCACACACTTGTTTATGCAGTGCCCGCGAGTCCTTCGGTTACACTGATTCCGTTAACTGCATGTGAAAAatcttttctaatattttttaatgttgcaCGTAGACAATTTAgaagaacaaaacaaaagaacACCGAAACAACATAACGAACGCGGTACTTCAAACTAGAACAATGATTGCCTAggaatttcgtttatttctcgATGACCCTTTAAAATGAGTCAATATGGCGACAAACAGTCAACAGTGGTGTATTATACTGTAGAAAAAAGACATCTGTTTAGAATCATGATCGAAGGAGATTCCCATAATCATTAATTCAAAAGTAGATTGCTGTTATTCGTAATAGATCGCTTATCAAAATCCTGATAGAGTAGTAAAAATACTTCTTAGATTACGTGTCGGGTGTAAGTATTAGGCGCTACCAAGATTGATACTGTTAACTACttgtgaaaaatgttttgaaataatttgaaatcatTCAATTAAACAGTTAggatcaaaaataaaataaatttagaaatcatcgtttatattttctttgatttatCTTATCATGATAGGTAATACCGATCgcgtaaaatatcattggtTTTGGAGCGACCTCTTCGTTTAAGGTCGGTGATTCCTCGTACTACTATTCCACTCAACCAAGTCGGTAAAGTAGAAAAtagtgaatttaaataaaaacttgaataaaatataatttctctattcgttattcgaaggGTTGGAATAACCcttgttttatttgataaataatgaatgttAAGCTAGTTAAAATCACGTTCAATTCTGtggattattttcatttccgtATTAATAACTTTCAGCATATCTGATCATGTTTATAAACACCTCGTGTTTAGattcgaatttcaaaatctGTAAAGCATTTAACGTTCTTTTAACTTACAAGAGTGTGTCGTTCTATGTGCTGGTTGATTTgcgttacaaaatttattttccatctaTGACCTCTTTGAACTCTCTGCCGGAGATTCGTCGCGACGATTTTAATAGTTCAGCGTCAACGATACGGTTGTTTTTCATCGGGAAATGTGATAAGAGGAATCCTGCCAGCATTATCAATCGTGTTACCACACACGTAGGTACGTACACGAACGATGAAACGTTCCTCGGCGTGATAACACACAGATATAAACGGCGGATAACGTTTCCCGGTGCACGCGAGTGTTCTTTGCGTGTGCAGTGCACAAGCATCTTTGCATCACAGGAAACAGAGTTTTCCTAATGAGTCTACGGTCGATGAATTTCAAACGAGGTTGGCGTTTTTCAGTCACCGATTTTCCGTTCACAATGCAATTGTGATGCAACAACGATAAACTTAATAACAAAGTGTCCCAATGCGTGTTGTCCAACTTCATTATCAACTCGTGAAGACCTTTGGTATTTAGCGCACGCGATAACTTGACAACCACGGCgacagaaatgtaaataattctacTAGAAAAAACCGCtctttttatcgatttttcttaTCGCGTTAATCATCTTTGTCGTCGTTCTTAATCGAGTCTCCGGGAACGCTCTATTATCCTAATTAGAATTAGATGGGTGCGTGCGCGCAAGATCGTTCTCCACCCGAGCGatggaattgaaaaaattaacacaGCCGATCGACCAGTTCCGAAGATCTAGATCTATTCGACAAAAAATCACAGGAATTTGTATATGTAGAAATGAAACTCCGCCAAGGAAAGACACAGCGGGATTTCCCCTACCTTCTAGTCTAATTGGCCAAGATTTTTCAACAGCATCCGTTCGGAAAAACAACATTCCTCGCGGATCAACCTAATGCGAAGTATACCAATTATGTCGGATAAATAGTTGACTTTTTCATAATCcagcgagaaaaaaaatgttcgatttATTGCACGATTATCGCGTCAATCGATTCTCCTACGCATTTTTTAGCGACTATAGAATACCGATGCGATAGTGCTTCGTTTATACGTTATCGGTTGTACGACGCTAGAGAGAGGTGCTGCCTCGTATTAGAGATAATCACCCCTCGAGAGATACGGTAATTCTTCGATGAAAGTCGCATACTTAAATTGATCGAAGACTCTTAACGAGTCTACTTCAGGAATCAAAACCAGAAAATTCGGCCAAGATTAGAACGAATTTACAGGTCTGCGTGAGAATTAGTAGACGAAGGCTTTTGGCGCCGAAGAATTCCAAAATCCAAAATGGCCTAGGGTTAGATAATGTACAGTTGTAGTTACCTGCAACGATAAAACATTTGCGACCCTGATTGCCGGCATTATGCAGCTTCTCGCGgcaattgaaatgaaaaagtgaCCCAGATGTTACTTTCGCTCGCGCTCTATCTGTTGATATCGCGGCGATCACGGCCGTTGGTTTCTTCAAAAGATATTGGGTTAATACATTTCATCAACGATGACCTTAATCGGGACGGTTTTGCAACGACCGTCCTCCTGCATTTAGACGCTTCGCGTTGAAACAATCTCCGAGAGAATTCATTCCGACGTACTCTGTGCAGAGTCTGCATCCTGGTTCGGGTCATCTATAAATACGCGTAATCAGCGGCGTCGGCGAGAACTTAGTCTACACCGCTGTCTTCTTCCTTGTCGAAAACAAACTTTCTCTATTCTGCTGGAAAAAACGGAGTACTTTCAATTGTACCGTGTTTGAACTCATTTTTGTCGGGAAAGCTTCGTCGATTCATTAATAATACTCCCACAAAAATGTAAGTTTCAGTTAACGATCGCTCAGAGCCCAACCGACTTTCGTTTGCTCGACTGGCAATCGAGCGAATCGATGGACGGCTCCCGATGATGAAAGATAAACAGTCCTAGACATCGAGgaattactgtaattatttctttcgaaaacAAAACGTTCGCAACTCGTgcttgtttttgttaatttgcTCGTATAACGATACAGGTTCAAATCACGATAAGAATTCAGTTACACTCATTTCAGAAAAGCATACATCAGAAACTTGGCGCCTTCCATGATAAATATCTTCGATTCTTTATACGGAAAAGATTATTCGAGctgtaattagaaaaataaacgatagtCAACGTTTCGTTTTCGCGACAGcggaaattaatcgattaattaagtTGACGCGACATCGCATTCCGCGTACCCGGAGATGGTCGGCAGTCTTTCGCCGTTTGTCATTCCCTGTTAAGCGGAAGACGAGGACGGAATAATATTTGTGCTCGTCGACCTGGACAAGCGTTCACCCAtcgagaggaagagagaatGTTTTTCCGTCTCCCGAAACCGCAGTTCCAAGAAATGTACGAAATATTGTTATGCGAGCTGCAAGGAAGGTCTTCCGACAGCCATGGCACTGTTTTCACTAGGAAGCACGCTGCTCTGAATTAATATCGTTTGACATTGTTCCTGCCAATAAAGACGAACTGTAGGAAACGCAATTACGACGACCTTCCGCAATGCCCGAGAAACCTCGACCGTCGATCCTTCCATTCGCTGGTGGGTTCAATCGTCGCGGCGATGAATGGTCGGTGAACATGCTGTTTGTCGAGCGGCGACCGTGACGATCTTTGCAGTCGAGTTGCTATACAATGCGCACTATGAAAACATTCTTACCGAGTAACAAGTGATACGTGAACAGTTCTATTGTTATCGTCGGACAGAGCTCTTCTTACAGCTATCTACAGATACAAGCGAGTGGTTTTccgtagaaatattaataactaattTGCAATAAAAGTAGTTACATCTCGAAGTACGTAGGAATAGGTATACGTTGGTGTACTTGCAATCCAAAGGTCGTCTTCGTGTGAAAACGGATATGACACCTTTTCTGTCGAAAAACACTTTATCTTTATACTCGATTATACGATGTTGGTTATGTCATAAACCCACTGTTTGCACCTGTCAGGAACTGTAAAAAATCGTCCGTACGATAACTATGAGACTCTTTGTACACGATTCGCAACGACTCCGCAAAAGCGTATGCAAAGTATCGTTTTGATAAGAAGTTTTCCACAGTCGAATCTACAGCAACCGGACTATTGTTTCGCTTCGAATGAATTGCGTTGCCCCTTATCAGTTTTCAACATCCAAGCGATTTTGTCGGAGGATGAGACTCCGAGACGGCGGAGTCCAAGGTAAGCTAATTCGTATTCTCTCAATTTACCGCTCTAGCAGGTGGTACAGCAAATTCGTGGTAATTTTGATCTCCTGCAGTTTAGCTTGGACTCCGCTGCTCCAAAGGGgcacgacgtcgacgacgacgaagggAACATGATATGAAAATTCGTTGGAACGAGACGCGAGCATTTCTACGTACGTGTCTAGGTCGCTGATAAGCTGTAATCGACGCCGTTGACGTTTTAGCGCTGGATGACGTATTGTTATGTATTTTCGTTCCGAAAACCAGGAAAGCCTCGACGTTGCACAGTCCAAGAATTGACTCCGGTTACGCGAATgagtaaaatataaacaacatttaatgaaacaataataacgAAGGCCCTATATTTACCGCGGGTTCTGTTTTTCGTACGTATGATATAAGAATAAACGATTCTGACGTCTTAGCCTAATCAACGACAAGCCAAGTAACATcattaacaaatttgttttctctttggGGCACGGCAATGGATACAGTTTGCTAGAAGCAAAGCTTTTATCTTACATATGTATCTCAACATGATTTCATTATCGGGATAGTTTTTCGTCAAAATAGGCGGACATTGTAGCGATAACGATCTACCAATAACGAAGATAAAATTGTCCAGCGTGTCCACGGTTCGACCTTCTTTCGTTGCGGAAAGCTCGCGCATAGTAAAATAACGTTGCACGTGTTCGTCACGAAAACGGCACGCTAATTGGCCTCCTTGCCACGAACCGAAATTAAGACAGATTACCGGTGTCGCCGCGACTCGCGTTTCCTGCGCTTTTGAGCAGTCTGAATCGCTGACGAGCGGATGCCCTGAAACGAATTTCAGTCCAAGGCCGGCTCTCGTTTAGCATCGCaaaggattttcaaaattaaccaAGAAACCTTCCGTCGATCCTCGTTTTTCTTCTGTCCAGTTTGGGAACAGATCCTGCTCGAGGATGCAAGAGGTCTGTGGGGGTTGGTGTGAGCAGAAATAATTGTTCAAACACTCGGTAAAGAATTATTCCAAAGAATTCAGCCACGTGCTCGTAACTTCCTATCGTACATTCCAATCATCTCACCTGTAGCTTTGATACATACATCCGCTCACCTTGCGCTCTGTTTACGCGTATCTGTGATCACACTAATTAAGACCATTAGTCAAGGCGTCAACTTCGACGCTTGACTTTGTTAcctaaaataaatggaaattgttCGTTTGTCGTTGTTATTCTTAGATGTGagggaattaaaaataaattagggATCTCTGTTTTGGGGTCGATCGAAGCTGCTAGCATACGAAGGAAGCCTCGAAGCCGAAGCAGGGATGGCAAAGATCgaggaggaagaaagaaatcaGGATAGTGCAGACAGTGGCAaaaaatcgaacgattcgGCTGTCGAGAGCCTGGTCCAGCCGAAAGGAGCCGACCAAGACTGCTGGGTCTGCGAGTCTACCTCCAAAGAAACGCTTTGGTGGCAGAGTGAACGAGCGGAATGCTTATTGGATTGGTGATCACCGGGCCGAGTCGAGTCGAGCCGAAGCGAAGCGAACGAGGCGTTCGTACTTCGGCGTCGCTCTATAACTGGCTGATTTCGCCTGGAgcttatttatttcgaatccgAAACTCGTCGCGGCAGCCACGTGCTACGATCGCAGCTGTGAGTCAGTCGATCGCTTTTTCATCGATCGCGGTAGACGATCTACAAcaaactaaagaaaaataaggaaaataaaagggaACTCGAGTATAAAACGTGGAATAGATAAATATAAGTACACGGAGAgtataaattccatttttatagCATTGCTATTCGTCGTCGTCCGTGCATCGCTATCGACTTTCCTTTAGGACACTTTGAGGAAAGCTCCGGTTGTCT
It contains:
- the LOC128873169 gene encoding neuronal membrane glycoprotein M6-a isoform X1 encodes the protein MRDTDRIDSLPLRRRFDSNISIDRFSEKSLHGLEYENRSCRNLCNDCMARVPYATLIATIMCCLGVGIFCGTMYRGVTLGSLMMDQVFHLRLGWLEAVQLTFATIGASMAALGFMILCVGCLATGATRHKVYRAWRSRVGGRISCAVFMTITYILQFGWLLIFAFLVIITWIFTIFWGLCSNPRVQSFDQCIDFTQFGFIFPNNTIVEDMKVCGPQEVKLFCKDFVEKAEVMFILATVAAMLVVLSLVHYLMCLSANYAHIRDHEKFQELQELQYLQDPVDTDSPQPGMGTLSSHRGKDRF
- the LOC128873169 gene encoding neuronal membrane glycoprotein M6-a isoform X2, whose protein sequence is MGNLCNDCMARVPYATLIATIMCCLGVGIFCGTMYRGVTLGSLMMDQVFHLRLGWLEAVQLTFATIGASMAALGFMILCVGCLATGATRHKVYRAWRSRVGGRISCAVFMTITYILQFGWLLIFAFLVIITWIFTIFWGLCSNPRVQSFDQCIDFTQFGFIFPNNTIVEDMKVCGPQEVKLFCKDFVEKAEVMFILATVAAMLVVLSLVHYLMCLSANYAHIRDHEKFQELQELQYLQDPVDTDSPQPGMGTLSSHRGKDRF